AGGATTACCCGAAGAGTTTGATCAAGAATTTAAACCACAACAAGCAGATGTCCTTGTCGCCAATATTTTAGCGGCACCATTAATGGCACTTGCGCCTGAATTCTCAACTTTAATAAAAAATGAGGGCGAGTTCGCACTTGCTGGTGTAATCGAAGAGCAAGTTGCTGATGTTTCTAGTGTTTACTCACAGTTTTTTGATATATTAGAGATCGAAAAGCGTGAAGAAAACTGGTGTCGCATTTCAGGAAAACGTAAAACAACAATTTGAGAACATTGTTACTTATGAGTGAAAAACAAACCCGCTGCCCTAAATGTTCAACTGTGTACAAAGTGACCCTTTCACAACTCAGTGTTGCACAGGGTATGGTTTGTTGTCCAAAATGTGTCATTAACTTTAATGCATTAACCAACTTATTAGAAACAGACAGTGAAGCAATCCCGACACCTGTCAATCGCTCACTTTTTTCTTCAATTCAACCTGACAGCTCATTTGCTGAAAAACAAATGCAGATTTTGAGCATCTTTGACCAGAAAATTGAAAACTCAAATATTGATTTATTGACCTATCTCAACAACCTCAATTATTTCAATACCGAACCGGTTACCGCCCTCCCCAATTTAAATCTGTCTGAAGATACCTTACTGATCGACCATGAGAATAATGAGAAACAACATGGTTGGATGTATTACACTTTGTGGGGTGTTGGCAATATCGCTTTGATTTTAGTATTTGCTTTTCAGATTTTGTGGTTCAACCCTAAACTAATGCACGAAAGCCCTGCTCTCAATCAAATGTTTAATTATGCCTGTGGCATTTTTTCGTGCAAAACCAGTAATGAGCAATACCAATATCTCAGCTTTGAAAAAGTAAAAATTAAGCGTGGAGAAAAAGACACCACTGTTTTTTCGGGCGTACTTTTAAATCATCATGAGAATAGTGTGGTACTTCCTACGATTAAGGTCGTCCTCAAACAAAATGATGAAGCCGTTTTTAATGTACTACTTAAACCACAAGACTATTTGGTTGACAGTTTGAAAACGATTCAACGCATTCCATCAAACAGTCCATTTCGCTTTGAATTTAGCCTTCCTAAAAGCAAAAATAGCTTCAATGACTATAGTTTAGAATTTGTACAGCCCTAAAAGATCAAAAAAGTGACAAAAAAACAAAAAAAAGTGCAGTTAATTTGCTCACTTTTTCGCTGACAGTGGTATGATACGCGCCACGAATGCTTTGACCTACTTACTCCTCGTAATTTACAGACAATAAAATCGTTAAACGAACTGTGCTTCTATCCCATAAGCGCATTGTTGGTTTTTTTGTTTTTAAAAGTAGGCGGTAACAAATATTTAACTATTGTTACGCTTATTTTTTACACAATTCGAGGATTTGTGGCAAGCTAATAGTCCTTTTGTTTTAGAGTCACTGTTTTAGGATCTAAAACAGGACTCAGTAATTTAGACCACATTTATATTACTTTACCCAAGTGATATTTTGATTTTTCGGATTAAAACGCATGAATAGCAAATCTCCTATTTTTACGGCTCAATCTGATGTCGCTCTTCGCATCCATGTAGATCGCGCAGTTCGTCATTATTTTGCACAATTGCAAGGTGAGCAACCATCTCAAGTTTATGACATGGTTTTAGCAGAAATGGAGAAACCTCTTTTATCTGTGGTCTTAGAATATACTCGCGGCAATCAAACACGTGCCGCTGAGATTTTAGGCCTTAACCGCGGAACTTTACGCAAAAAGTTAAAAGCTCACGGTTTAATGAGTGAATAATTGATAAAATGCTCACGTTCTCGTGGGCATTTTTTTTGCCTTTTATTTTCAATCTGTAGACTTCAAACTGTTGACTAAAATCATGACTATCAAACGTGCTTTAATCTCTGTTTCCGACAAAACTGGAATCGTTGAATTTGCTCAAAATCTTGCAGCTCTAGGGGTAGAAATTTTATCTACGGGCGGTACATATAAGTTGCTTAAAGACAACAATATCGCCGTAGTAGAAGTTTCTGAACATACAGGTTTTCCTGAAATGATGGATGGTCGTGTAAAAACACTACATCCTAAAATTCATGGAGGCATCTTAGCGCGTCGTGGTCTGGACGAAGCGGTGATGCAAGAACACAACATCGATCCGATTGATCTGGTGATTGTGAATCTGTATCCATTTGCAGCAACTGTCGCAAAACCAAACTGTTCTCTTGCAGATGCGATTGAGAATATCGACATCGGTGGCCCGACTATGGTTCGTGCTGCAGCAAAGAACCATGCTTCAGTCGGTATTATCGTAAATGCATCAGACTATGATTCAGTTATCACTGAATTAAAAGCCAATGCTGGCTTGTCTTATGAAACACGTTTTGACTTGGCAGTAAAAGCATTTGAGCATACAGCACAATACGATGGCATGATCGCATCTTATTTAGGTGCACGTGTTGGCAAAACTGAAGGCGAAGCTGATTTATTCCCGCGTACCTTCAATACCCAACTGAATAAAGCACAAGATTTACGTTATGGTGAAAACCCACACCAAAATGCAGCATTCTATGTAGAAGCCAATGCCAAAGAAGCGTCGGTTTCAACTGCGAAGCAATTACAAGGTAAAGAGCTTTCTTATAACAATATTGCAGATACAGATGCGGCACTTGAATGTGTGAAATCATTTGCAAAGCCTGCTTGTGTCATTGTGAAACATGCTAACCCTTGTGGTGTTGCGGTTTCATTGGATGGTATCAAGGCAGCTTATGATCTTGCTTATGCAACTGATCCTGAATCAGCTTTCGGTGGCATCATTGCATTCAACCGTGAATTGGACACTGCAACTGCACAAGCGATTGTAGATCGCCAATTTGTTGAAGTGATTATTGCACCAAGCATCGCCGATGGCGTGCTTGAAATCACAGGCGCGAAAAAGAATGTCCGTGTGCTGGTCTGTGGTGAACTTCCAGCAATTGATGCACGTGCAGCACAACTTGACTATAAACGCGTAAACGGCGGTTTATTGGTTCAAGACCAAGACTTGGGCATGATCACCAAAGATGATCTTAAAGTTGTGACCAAGCGCGCACCAACTGAGCAAGAAATTGATGATTTGATCTTTGCTTGGAAAGTTGCGAAATATGTGAAATCAAATGCAATCGTTTATGCCAAAAACCGTCAAACCATTGGTGTCGGTGCAGGTCAAATGAGCCGCGTCAACTCAGCACGTATTGCAGCCATTAAAGCGGAACATGCTGGCTTAGTGGTTGAAGGTGCGGTAATGGCATCTGATGCATTCTTCCCATTCCGTGATGGTATTGATAATGCGGCTAAGGCTGGTATTAAATGTATTATCCAACCTGGCGGTTCAATGCGCGACGAAGAAACCATTGCAGCAGCGGATGAAGCGGGTATCGCGATGGTATTCACAGGTATGCGCCACTTCCGTCACTAATACTACTTTAAAAATTCCGTCTTATTTACCTCCCTCTAAATCTCCCTCCTAAAAGGAGGGAGACTACACCAATATCAATATGGGTTCCCTCTCCTCTTAGGAGATGAGGAACGATGGTAGTTCCGCAAGGGAGAGGTTAAGAGGGACTTTTTTATTCTGAACAGGTATATTCTTAAATACGGAAAAAGGAAATAACTTAATAATGAATATTTTAGTTTTGGGTAGCGGTGGCCGTGAACATGCACTTGCATGGAAAATCGCACAAGATGCAAAAGTCACTCAAGTATTCGTTGCACCGGGTAATGCAGGGACAGCAACTGAAGACAAATGTAAAAATATTGACCTCGATATTTTAGACAATCCAGCGATTATTGAATTTGCCAAGGCAAATGATGTTGCTTTGGTCATTGTAGGTCCAGAAGCACCATTAGTGAATGGTGTGGTGGATGCAGCACGTGAAGCAGGCTTAAAAATCTGGGGACCAACCCAGTATGCTGCACAGCTTGAAGGCTCTAAAGCATTTGCCAAGCACTTCTTAAAGCGTCATAACATTCCGACAGCTTTTTATGATGTATTTACTGAAGTTGATGCGGCTAAAGCCTATGTTGAACAACACGGTGCGCCAATCGTAATTAAAGCAGATGGTCTAGCTGCAGGTAAAGGCGTGATCGTGGCAATGACCAACGAAGAAGCCTTTGCTGCGATTGACGATATGCTTGCAGGCAATAAATTTGGCGATGCAGGTTCGCGTGTTGTAATCGAACAATTCCTTGCAGGTGAAGAAGCAAGCTTTATCTGTATGATTGATGGTAATAACATCTTACCAATGGCAACTTCACAAGATCACAAGCGTATCTTTGAAGGTGATCAAGGTCCAAATACAGGTGGTATGGGCGCTTACTCTCCTGCCCCAGTCGTAACTGCCGAAGTATTTGAACGTGTCATGAATGAAGTGATGCGCCCGACTGTTGATGGTATGGCAGCAGATGGTCATGTTTATACTGGCTTCTTATACGCTGGTTTGATGATTGATGAGCAAGGTCAACCGCGTGTGATCGAGTTCAACTGTCGTTTTGGTGACCCTGAAACCCAACCGATTATGATGCGTTTAAAATCATCTTTGGTCGAGTTAGTTGAAGCAGGTATCGCAGGTAATTTACCAAGCGAAGCAGAATGGGATGAACGTAAATCGATTGGTATCGTGCTGGCCGCTGGCGGTTATCCTGAAACGGTTCGCAAAGGCGATGTGATTTCAGGTCTTGGTCAATCTCCAGAAGACACCAAGATTTTCCATGCAGGTACGGCAATGAGCGCAGATGGTCATGTCATTACTGCTGGTGGTCGCGTACTTTGTGTGACTGCACTGGGTGATACTGTGCTTGAAGCGCAAATCAATGCCTTAGAAGTTTGTGGTCAAGTCACATTTACGGGGATGCAATACCGTAGTGACATCGGTTACCGTGCCATTGCTCGAGAAAAAGCTGAATAAACCAATTCAAGCTCAAAAAGCCTTCTTCGGAAGGCTTTTTTTATTCCTGAAATAGCATAAATTCAACTTCTATATTCATTATTTGAATATAAAATTCAGAAAAATATATATTTATTATTTAATTGATGCATATTTTTATATATTTTGAAAAATTCATAAAACTATCATCCATTTATATTTACTTGGA
This genomic stretch from Acinetobacter sp. C32I harbors:
- a CDS encoding DUF3426 domain-containing protein, whose amino-acid sequence is MSEKQTRCPKCSTVYKVTLSQLSVAQGMVCCPKCVINFNALTNLLETDSEAIPTPVNRSLFSSIQPDSSFAEKQMQILSIFDQKIENSNIDLLTYLNNLNYFNTEPVTALPNLNLSEDTLLIDHENNEKQHGWMYYTLWGVGNIALILVFAFQILWFNPKLMHESPALNQMFNYACGIFSCKTSNEQYQYLSFEKVKIKRGEKDTTVFSGVLLNHHENSVVLPTIKVVLKQNDEAVFNVLLKPQDYLVDSLKTIQRIPSNSPFRFEFSLPKSKNSFNDYSLEFVQP
- the fis gene encoding DNA-binding transcriptional regulator Fis, coding for MNSKSPIFTAQSDVALRIHVDRAVRHYFAQLQGEQPSQVYDMVLAEMEKPLLSVVLEYTRGNQTRAAEILGLNRGTLRKKLKAHGLMSE
- the purH gene encoding bifunctional phosphoribosylaminoimidazolecarboxamide formyltransferase/IMP cyclohydrolase encodes the protein MTIKRALISVSDKTGIVEFAQNLAALGVEILSTGGTYKLLKDNNIAVVEVSEHTGFPEMMDGRVKTLHPKIHGGILARRGLDEAVMQEHNIDPIDLVIVNLYPFAATVAKPNCSLADAIENIDIGGPTMVRAAAKNHASVGIIVNASDYDSVITELKANAGLSYETRFDLAVKAFEHTAQYDGMIASYLGARVGKTEGEADLFPRTFNTQLNKAQDLRYGENPHQNAAFYVEANAKEASVSTAKQLQGKELSYNNIADTDAALECVKSFAKPACVIVKHANPCGVAVSLDGIKAAYDLAYATDPESAFGGIIAFNRELDTATAQAIVDRQFVEVIIAPSIADGVLEITGAKKNVRVLVCGELPAIDARAAQLDYKRVNGGLLVQDQDLGMITKDDLKVVTKRAPTEQEIDDLIFAWKVAKYVKSNAIVYAKNRQTIGVGAGQMSRVNSARIAAIKAEHAGLVVEGAVMASDAFFPFRDGIDNAAKAGIKCIIQPGGSMRDEETIAAADEAGIAMVFTGMRHFRH
- the purD gene encoding phosphoribosylamine--glycine ligase; the encoded protein is MNILVLGSGGREHALAWKIAQDAKVTQVFVAPGNAGTATEDKCKNIDLDILDNPAIIEFAKANDVALVIVGPEAPLVNGVVDAAREAGLKIWGPTQYAAQLEGSKAFAKHFLKRHNIPTAFYDVFTEVDAAKAYVEQHGAPIVIKADGLAAGKGVIVAMTNEEAFAAIDDMLAGNKFGDAGSRVVIEQFLAGEEASFICMIDGNNILPMATSQDHKRIFEGDQGPNTGGMGAYSPAPVVTAEVFERVMNEVMRPTVDGMAADGHVYTGFLYAGLMIDEQGQPRVIEFNCRFGDPETQPIMMRLKSSLVELVEAGIAGNLPSEAEWDERKSIGIVLAAGGYPETVRKGDVISGLGQSPEDTKIFHAGTAMSADGHVITAGGRVLCVTALGDTVLEAQINALEVCGQVTFTGMQYRSDIGYRAIAREKAE